GCGCCAGTGCAGGTAGCCCTTGTCCGGCTTGCCGTTGACGACGCATTTCTCCGTGCTCTTCATGTCGCAGTTCTCGCTGTCGTACCGCGGGCCGGTGACGCTGTCGTCCCACACCCACTTCCCGTTGCTGTAGTCACACTGCAACCATGCTGGGAACGACGATCATGAATGCAATTGCAGGTTAGCCTTCTGAAATGATCGACATGTAGAAAGACAAGAACACGTTCTAAATGAGAAAGAATAATTACCTAGAGGAGGTGGGAGAGAGGTGTTCTTGGTTGCTCGTTGTGTTTTGAATTGGTCGAACAGATCGGCGTAGGGCGCGAAAGAAGATGGGGAGGAGTAGAAGATGAAGTAGATGAGAGACAAGGTGAAGAGAGCAAACAAGGAACAACTAAGGAGCTTTCTGGGGTGGGAACAAAGGCCGTGATCTGCTAGTTCCTGTGTGTTTTCTCCCATgtctgatgctgctgctgcaacCAACCTTCTTGATGATATATAATGGGATTGGTATATGTAGTTATGTACTGCATCGAAGTGTACTGTAGTATGTAAGTGCAAGATTTGGGTCAGTAATGGACAGACTGCTATTGTGCAGTAGATTCAAGCCGTTGAACTGCAAATAATCATCAGCTGGTGGCAAAACTCCAGCCAACGACAAGGCTTTTTTATTCATGTCGCCGGTTAGGCGTGCGGCGTAACTGGCGCACAACGGCAGAGGTAGAGAAGTTGGGGTCACGTTgctttaaaaaaagaaaaaagaagttTGGGCCAGTTGTGTcctcaattcatcgctcggcGGTAAAGTCAATAGTATAGACCTCGATCCAAAAAAAACAAACAATATAGACCTAGTGTAGTGTGCCATAAGTCTTCTTTGAaattgaaaaagaaaagaaaagggtaCATCGAAGAAATGAGACTAGTTTTTTTATTTGGACATTATTGCAAGTGAGATTAGAGACGGGAATTAGTATATGGAAATTTGCATGAGTTTGCTTTTTTGTCTTAAATTTCTCGTTCAATATGTGTTGTGAACTAAGAGAAAGATATCTTCCACTGTTTAATTAGGGTTGAAAAAGCGTAACTTGTTAAATCGTAATGAATCATGGATACGCACTCATCTTCCACTACAGAACAATTCTACCCAATTCTTGCCACTCCTATCTCATGCCCACAAAGAACGTAAGGAAGCATGGGAATTTGAAGACACTACAATTCTTGCCACTCCTATCTCATACCCAATTCTAACAAATCAGCCATTTCAATCAGCCAATCTGCGATTCCGTCACACATATAGGTTTAGTGACTACTGGCGGCGATCACGATTCACGAGTAGGGTCTAGAAGAGGTGGGGCTGGGGCACGCTGACCTGTAGTCTGCCGCGCGAAgctccggcggcggtggcgtcgCTGATGTCCCTCTTTTCCAGGCTGCGGTTGTACGGTGTGGCGGAGGTGCAGTCCTTGCGGTGCGGTGGTGGGGCTGCCCCGGCGAGGTCCGCCTGGGCTGCGAAGAGGAAGGGGTTGCGAGACGTGGTGATCGTGAGCGAGCGCGAGGGCAGGCATGGCTGCATGCCCGCATGGGACACATGATGTGTGAATCTGGCTCTGTCCTCCAACTATGGTTTTAAATGGTTAAATCGAAACGTTTAGTGGCAGGACTGACGTTACGCCGTTTAGCGGGCTATAGCTGTTAGGGATATACGCCGTTTAGCGGGCTATAGCTGTTAAGGATAGATCctctgggtaccgcaaggaagctacccgtgagaaAAAAGAAATCTTATTTGTACCAGGATTCCACCGTAATCCTATTAGCACTTATACCTTATAATCTTATTAGAACTCCTATCTTATAATTCTACTAGGAACCCCATctcctgggatatataaaggagggtagggatacctagataggtagagagaaccaacagagagcagccaacaggcaactcaacacccaagcgcagggtgcaatatacaacaccccaaaacaggacgtagggtattacgctactctagcggcccgaacctgtctaaatttgtgtcttgtgtccttgtgTTCATCcaaagttccagatccggcgatccctcaccaaataaccACCTACTTTAGGTTATCCCTAGATAGACCGACGGTAAAAATACCGACAATAGCCGATATTTAGCGGACTATAATCGGCTTTAGCAGGCTAAATAACATAGCGGCTGCCCTTTCTAGCAGCTATAGCCGATTTTAGCGGCAAATATAGCCGGCTATTTAAAACCTTGCCTCCAACAGAGTCGGATGGCAAAATCGTCTTGTTGTCGGCCGCAAATGACGGAGGGGTGTAAGTAATAAAAAAAAGTTTGATTTACACTCTCAAAATATCATAAAAGTTCGATTTTCAACATTCAACTACAAAATCGAATAACATAGGCCATCCAGCTTTGAAACCGGACGAATTTGGCTCTTTGGGTGATTTTGAAGGTAGTTTTTCCATTTTgcaaaaattaaaaatattcaaatttaaactaaaaattcataactaatttattttaaatcaaaAAATACTAAATAGGTATCAAaagttttctaaaaatgtaacctatctattagCACTATGCTTATCAGTTATTCGGATCTAATTTTTTTATATTAATAATATTTGGTTGCTTGTAGTTATGCtaattatttttgaataataagattcaaatagagctATAATAGATagattacatttttagaaaaattttggtactagttttacattttttgatttaaaataaattagttttgatttttagatctaattagattttttattttttaaaaatgcAAAACCACTCTTAAAACCACTCTAAGGGCCAAATTTACCTAATTTCGACAGTTGGATGGCCTATATTATCCGATTTTGTAATTGAATATTGAAAATCGGAGTTTTGCGATAGTTTGAGGCTGTAAACcggactttttttaaaaaaaaactacaTCTACAAAATGGATCTTTGTAGAAGTGTTTGTTGATATTTAAGGGCAAATCAAAATGGTAAcgataaaaaagaaaaagaaaataataTATAAAGTAGATAAAAATAATTTTACACTCTTCCAATTATTTCCGGATCTTCTCGTATCTCATCAATAATAACCGATGCAAATTCCCCTTTCTCATTCCTACCCAAGCCAACTACATCACTTGATATCATGTCTTAGATCACGTTTATCTTATGATGTATTCTCTTTATTCCTCAATAATGTAAGGTGCATATTTTCTTAAAAGAAGATTGAACTTTAAAATTTTATCAAGAATTAGCCTAATTTTACGCATGCCCCTATCATGCCTTGCATGTGTCCCCTATCGCACCGGTCCACCCTACGTGACAATGCAAGCCTATCTCTCTAGTGCATGTGATGCGACATGGGCTTGCCCAGTCAACGCCGCACCAGCGTGAAAGGACTATTGTGTGAAATGAGCCACGCAACAAAAATAAAAGTTAAGGCCGGTCacttttaaaaaatatttataAAAAGGTTTAAATAAAAAAGAATCTTAACCATCCGCAGATGCTtagcaaaatatatatatagtactccCGTTTTAACACATTTAATAACATTTTGGATAAACTAATAGTCAATTTTTTAACAAATTAGATTGTTTCTTAGGAACGATATGATTTAGAATATTGTACTAGACGTCTAATATCTAAAATCAACCTGCTTTGAGAGTTGAGAAACACGCAAAGAGCATAATTTGGTACATCTTTTCAAAAGTAAAGGATCAGGGGTGCAAGTGCTCTACAGCAGTGTTTGAAAAAGGCAACAATAACTAGTATCCATCCGTTCAAAATCGGTCGATCTAGATGCACGCATGCACCCATATCTCACGCCGACGAGGCAAATCGCAAAAGCGCGTCACGCCGCGTTGAGCTGGGTGCGCGCTCACACTGTAAGTCTGTACTCTCACCGCCTCTTGGTCAGAATCTGCTGCAACATCTCGTTGAAGGTGTCGACCGGCCCGGGCAGGCAGAAATGCAGGCAGTCGGTCTGCATCCTCTCCCGCGCACCGTGCGCGAACGGGTCGCGGTTCATGTACGGCCCGGGGTGCCCGTCCGGCCGCATCGCCGCCAGCTTCGTCACGTCCAGCACCTCGAACCTCACATCGCCGCCGTTCATCcgggccgccgcctccgcctcctcgaCGACGATGCTCCTGAGCTCCTCCTCCAATCTGTTCAGCTCCTTCTCCCCGTCTCTGTACGGCTCCTTCCTCGCGCACGCCGCGGGGTCGTCCATCCGGTTGTTTTCGAAGTGGGTCGGCGAGAACGTGGCCAGCACCACGGCgcgtggccggccggagcggcTCAGCCGCTCCACCGCCGTCCGGTACGCCTGCCTGAACGGTGAGGCGTAGCCGATGTCGGTGCGGTTGAGCTCCGGGTGGGCGTGGACGCCGATCACCCCGCTCCCGTTGTGGTAGACGGCCGAGTTCAGCAGCCAGTGGCCCGCGGAGAGCACGACCACGTCCATGGTGTCGGCGTCGGCCGCCCACCGGTCCGCCGGCGCGTCGAGGTACACCAGGTTGTAGGGCATGCTGTAGTTCTCGGACTTGCCCGCGGACCTGGCGAGGTAGGGCGCCCAGTACAGGGACACCGTGACGCCGTGCGTCGGGAACGCCCAGCGAACGAACTGGCGCCGGTGCGGCTCGGGGTCCCGGTGCACGACCCGGTGCGGGGCCGCCGCGCTGAGGAGGCAGAAGAGGGACTCGGCCTGGTTCCGTGCCATGGAGTCGCCGATGAAGGCCACATGCTTGCCGCGCACCGCCGAGAGGAACGCCCTGGCGTCGAACGCCGGCAGGCGGCACCCCGCCGGCTGCC
The genomic region above belongs to Panicum hallii strain FIL2 chromosome 4, PHallii_v3.1, whole genome shotgun sequence and contains:
- the LOC112890789 gene encoding protein ALTERED XYLOGLUCAN 4-like, whose protein sequence is MAAWQPLHSLSTTAWLAAGFLSLALLHLLCCSPPVTQDAVFTPLLQYVNTTHSFLSSSSGRRSCDYSEGRWVWAPGHARRYNGTACGVKEGQDCLRNGRPDTGYLDWRWQPAGCRLPAFDARAFLSAVRGKHVAFIGDSMARNQAESLFCLLSAAAPHRVVHRDPEPHRRQFVRWAFPTHGVTVSLYWAPYLARSAGKSENYSMPYNLVYLDAPADRWAADADTMDVVVLSAGHWLLNSAVYHNGSGVIGVHAHPELNRTDIGYASPFRQAYRTAVERLSRSGRPRAVVLATFSPTHFENNRMDDPAACARKEPYRDGEKELNRLEEELRSIVVEEAEAAARMNGGDVRFEVLDVTKLAAMRPDGHPGPYMNRDPFAHGARERMQTDCLHFCLPGPVDTFNEMLQQILTKRR